The following proteins are co-located in the Argopecten irradians isolate NY chromosome 9, Ai_NY, whole genome shotgun sequence genome:
- the LOC138332170 gene encoding meprin A subunit beta-like: MALFCPVIGLYVLASICIGVESAIQPQVRNVINDKYKLWEHETVVYQISTLIDDSQHAVIEQAMKEIQNDVKTDEGYCVSFEKKEGAFRDRSDFLFITEATDGMCKTSNVGMVGGRQKLYLTDDCMYKREIMSLLLVTLGLYHEHQRPDRDQYIEVHMDNVQDVARSHFEKIPSSDTDLLGYPYDFDSITHYSPYAFAKDPRLPTITANVSDVSFGNKRMLSYHDVLKLQTLYICGHDTSHIFNSPAFAVDCNFENIMCNLADDYKDDFKWIRQNSDLGPNGPSADHSSGNGFYLYSNGTGNYNKTSRLLSAREIPPGEYCISLHYFIVGDNTSTLTVRAYDYVNDTEVTLSSRTSNTGGNIDGGWFQYRTHYVNTSHKWRVYIECYIQNEAGGVAIDDVQVYPGVCS; the protein is encoded by the exons ATGGCTCTGTTTTGTCCTGTAATCGGTCTTTATGTGCTGGCGTCAATATGCATTGGTGTGGAATCTGCCATACAACCACAG gtgAGAAATGTCATCAATGATAAATACAAGTTATGGGAGCATGAGACTGTGGTATACCAAATCAGCACTCTTATCG ATGATTCCCAACACGCCGTAATAGAACAGGCAATGAAGGAGATTCAGAATGACGTCAAAACGGACGAAGGTTATTGCGTCAGTTTTGAGAAAAAAGAAGGAGCTTTCCGGGACCGGAGTGACTTTTTGTTTATAACGGAGGCCACAGACGG AATGTGCAAAACCAGTAACGTAGGAATGGTTGGTGGTCGACAGAAGCTATACCTTACAGACGACTGTATGTACAAACGGGAGATCATGTCTCTACTTCTGGTTACACTAGGGCTGTACCACGAACACCAGCGACCGGACAGGGACCAGTACATAGAGGTGCACATGGACAACGTACAAGATG TTGCCAGGTCACACTTTGAGAAGATCCCCTCTAGTGACACAGACCTCTTAGGCTATCCGTATGATTTCGACTCCATCACACACTACAGTCCGTACGCCTTCGCAAAAGACCCTCGACTACCTACAATCACTGCCAATGTATCGGATGTAAGCTTTGGTAACAAGCGCATGCTTAGTTACCATGATGTCCTTAAACTACAGACACTCTACATCTGTGGTCATG ATACATCCCATATCTTCAACAGCCCTG ctTTTGCAGTGGACTGCAACTTTGAAAACATCATGTGTAATTTAGCCGACGACTATAAAGACGATTTCAAATGGATCAGACAAAACTCAGACCTTGGACCAAATGGACCTTCAGCTGACCACTCCAGCGGGAACG GTTTCTACTTATACTCTAACGGGACAGGAAACTACAACAAGACGTCCCGGCTATTGTCTGCCAGAGAGATCCCACCAGGAGAGTATTGTATCTCTCTGCATTACTTCATTGTTGGAGACAACACCTCGACCTTGACTGTTCGGGCGTATGATTACGTCAACGACACAGAAGTGACGCTTTCGTCACGCACGTCCAACACCGGGGGTAATATAGACGGTGGCTGGTTCCAGTACCGGACGCACTACGTCAATACGTCCCATAAGTGGAGG GTATATATTGAGTGTTACATCCAAAACGAGGCTGGTGGTGTGGCTATTGATGACGTACAAGTCTACCCAGGAGTGTGTTCTTAG
- the LOC138332169 gene encoding macrophage mannose receptor 1-like: MAVTSVFSLMVLFLPFSDGLSGYGQLCLSCDKVVLPRDCGHVTRCGIHEKCMVTKFITSSAVTWYRVGCRAANTCHGRRSVGVKESSLCVHCCNDTALCNQQGCGTTGFDVSTPLCYNCQQHRTPGSCDDITACSQDQSCSITETTFGSDNFFTSGCTPMSKCNSSHSCCKAPLCNDKMNISTRTSTAVSVRTTVPSTTRAITKVTARTTKGYGASCASGWQFDIYNNVEYCRHEDVGLVSWDRAKTICESNNSHLPIIESKNQLEFIHTQLKDRQPASLRNVWIDGTDNSREGYWVWSSTGKLISPLFWSASQPDNFYGDHSENCLMYGENYTWSYNDAKCDRPNAVICQRGNPPAFQYTACPSGKWIEHLDRMYCIVQSAYDWYEAKAFCTSIEAHLPIVESDGEHNYLRGLVGHGDVWLDATEEFNHGVFKWSATGTAIRYTNWSPGEPNDYLNQQEYCVEFGETYGWKWNDAPCYALRATIHQVICERFKPQLLSPAVVG, translated from the exons ATGGCGGTCACCAGTGTGTTCTCGCTTATGGTTTTGTTCTTACCTTTCAGTGACG GTCTCTCGGGGTATGGTCAACTGTGTCTTAGTTGTGACAAAGTGGTGCTGCCACGTGACTGTGGTCATGTGACTAGATGTGGTATCCATGAG AAATGTATGGTTACCAAGTTTATAACGAGCAGTGCGGTGACATGGTATAGAGTTGGGTGTAGAGCGGCTAAT ACCTGTCATGGACGGCGGTCTGTTGGAGTAAAAGAGTCTTCATTATGTGTTCATTGCTGTAATGACACGGCGTTATGTAATCAACAAGGATGTGGAACAACAG GATTCGATGTCAGCACGCCACTCTGTTATAATTGTCAACAGCATAGAACTCCAGGCTCGTGTGATGATATCACAGCATGCAGTCAGGACCAG AGTTGTAGTATCACGGAGACAACCTTTGGCTCCGACAATTTCTTCACCAGTGGCTGTACACCAATGTCG AAATGTAACAGTTCCCATTCGTGCTGTAAAGCTCCTCTTTGTAACGACAAAATGAACATATCGACGAGGACATCAACAGCTGTCAGTGTCAGAACTACAGTGCCCTCCACAACACGGGCCATCACTAAAGTCACAGCTAGGACAACAAAAGGCTATG GTGCAAGTTGTGCGTCAGGTTGGCAATTCGATATTTATAACAATGTGGAATACTGTCGACACGAAGATGTAGGCTTGGTGTCCTGGGACAGAGCTAAG ACCATCTGCGAAAGTAACAACAGTCATCTTCCAATCATCGAGTCGAAAAACCAGTTGGAGTTTATCCACACACAACTCAAAGACAGACAACCAGCTTCGTTACGGAACG TGTGGATTGACGGAACAGACAACAGTAGAGAAGGCTACTGGGTGTGGAGTTCTACTGGCAAACTTATCTCACCACTCTTCTGGTCGGCCTCCCAACCAGACAACTTCTACGGAGATCACTCGGAGAACTGCCTGATGTATGGAGAGAACTATACATGGAGCTACAATGACGCTAAATGCGACAGACCTAACGCCGTGATATGTCAGCGagg GAATCCACCTGCATttcaatatacag CATGCCCGAGTGGAAAGTGGATAGAACACCTAGACAGAATGTATTGTATCGTCCAGTCAGCGTATGATTGGTACGAAGCCAAG GCATTCTGCACCTCCATAGAGGCTCACCTTCCTATCGTGGAATCTGACGGTGAACACAATTATTTACGAGGACTAGTTGGTCACGGAGACG TTTGGCTTGATGCAACAGAGGAGTTTAATCATGGGGTTTTTAAATGGAGCGCCACAGGAACAGCCATTCG ttACACTAACTGGTCCCCTGGCGAGCCGAATGACTACCTTAACCAGCAGGAATACTGTGTGGAGTTCGGGGAGACGTACGGCTGGAAGTGGAATGACGCACCTTGTTATGCTCTTAGAGCAACTATCCACCAGGTCATCTGTGAAAGGTTCAAACCACAACTACTATCTCCAGCAGTGGTTGGCTAA